The following nucleotide sequence is from Lacinutrix sp. Hel_I_90.
TATCACTGCTGCCCATTGGGAAAGTCGGGCTGGACCTAAAACAGTCCGCCTTGGGTTGGGCCTTTAATTTTTCCTAAATGCTTATAGGCCAATTCTGTGACTTCCCGTCCACGTGGTGTTCGCATAATAAACCCTTGCTGAATTAAGAACGGCTCATACACCTCTTCCACGGTTTCCGTACTTTCACTCACTGCGGTGGCAATGGTTGAAATACCTACTGGACCACCTTTAAATTTATCGATAATGGTCGATAATATTTTGTTATCCATTTCATCCAGTCCGTAGGCATCTACATGTAATGCCTCTAAGGCAAATTGCGCTATCTTAATATCAATGCTTCCATTGCCTTTAATCTCGGCAAAATCACGTACCCGACGCAATAATGCATTCGCGATTCTTGGTGTCCCACGACTTCTTCCAGCTATTTCTATTGCTGCTTCCATAGAGATTGGCACTTTTAATATGGTTGAACTCCGTTGTACGATGGTAGTGAGCAGTTCGGTATTGTAATATTGTAATCGGCTTTGAATCCCAAAACGGGCGCGCATAGGTGCTGTTAATAACCCAGAGCGTGTTGTTGCTCCCACTAAAGTAAACGGATTCAAATTAATTTGAACCGTTCTTGCATTAGGTCCAGATTCAATCATGATATCGATCTTATAATCTTCCATCGCAGAATACAAATATTCTTCAACAATTGGGCTTAACCTGTGGATTTCATCAATAAACAAGACATCTCTTTCTTCCAGGTTTGTTAACAATCCTGCTAAATCGCCTGGTTTATCTAATACTGGTCCTGAAGTGATTTTAATACCCACTTCTAATTCATTCGCCAGAATATTCGCTAATGTTGTTTTTCCTAATCCTGGGGGGCCGTGAAATAACGTATGATCTAAAGCCTCTTCTCTTCTATTGGCCGCCTGAACAAATATTTTTAAATTTTCCAACACCTGATCCTGCCCTGTAAAATCTTCAAAAGACAGGGGTCTTAAGTTTTTTTCAATGTCTAATTCCTCTGGTGAGAAGTTTTCGTTTGTAGGATCTAAGTTATCGTTCATGCTTGCATTCCGCGAAAGCGGTAATCTTATT
It contains:
- the ruvB gene encoding Holliday junction branch migration DNA helicase RuvB, which encodes MNDNLDPTNENFSPEELDIEKNLRPLSFEDFTGQDQVLENLKIFVQAANRREEALDHTLFHGPPGLGKTTLANILANELEVGIKITSGPVLDKPGDLAGLLTNLEERDVLFIDEIHRLSPIVEEYLYSAMEDYKIDIMIESGPNARTVQINLNPFTLVGATTRSGLLTAPMRARFGIQSRLQYYNTELLTTIVQRSSTILKVPISMEAAIEIAGRSRGTPRIANALLRRVRDFAEIKGNGSIDIKIAQFALEALHVDAYGLDEMDNKILSTIIDKFKGGPVGISTIATAVSESTETVEEVYEPFLIQQGFIMRTPRGREVTELAYKHLGKIKGPTQGGLF